The following are from one region of the Juglans regia cultivar Chandler chromosome 10, Walnut 2.0, whole genome shotgun sequence genome:
- the LOC108987014 gene encoding AT-hook motif nuclear-localized protein 16-like: MAGGIDLTGPSVGLKTAIDRNQEPEGGNPNRIGIDVLVSAKVPKAVSPVSSVAEGDTIRRPRGRPAGSKNKPKPPIIVTRDSANAIRAHAMEVSSGYDVSESLADFAWRKQRGICILSGSGYVTNVTLRQQTSSGTVVTLHGRFEILSLIGSILPPPAPPGITGLTIYLAGPQGQVVGGGVVGALIASGPVVIMAASFMNATFDRLPLDDDHEIAAAKQNQHYQNGRHHPLDISDLYGMPQNFLTNGTVPPEIYSWAPGRPMSKTKPF; encoded by the coding sequence ATGGCTGGAGGCATAGATCTAACAGGCCCTTCTGTTGGGTTAAAAACTGCCATTGATCGAAACCAAGAACCTGAAGGAGGAAATCCCAACAGAATTGGTATTGATGTCCTCGTGTCTGCCAAAGTGCCAAAGGCAGTGTCACCTGTTTCATCTGTGGCAGAGGGGGACACCATTAGGCGGCCACGTGGGAGACCCGCTGGGTCTAAAAACAAACCGAAGCCACCAATAATTGTTACCCGAGACAGTGCTAATGCAATCCGTGCACATGCTATGGAAGTGAGCTCCGGCTACGATGTGAGTGAAAGCTTAGCTGATTTTGCATGGAGGAAGCAACGCGGCATTTGCATACTTAGTGGCAGTGGATATGTAACAAATGTGACGCTGCGACAACAAACCTCGTCCGGAACAGTTGTAACACTTCATGGTCGGTTTGAGATTCTTTCATTGATTGGATCAATCTTGCCTCCACCAGCCCCACCGGGCATAACTGGCCTGACAATCTACCTAGCTGGGCCTCAAGGGCAGGTTGTGGGTGGGGGCGTGGTTGGTGCACTCATTGCTTCTGGCCCTGTTGTGATCATGGCTGCATCATTCATGAATGCCACTTTTGATCGCCTGCCATTggatgatgatcatgaaattGCTGCTGCGAAGCAGAATCAACATTACCAAAACGGTCGTCATCATCCCCTTGATATTTCAGATTTATATGGGATGCCACAGAACTTTCTCACCAATGGTACCGTGCCCCCGGAGATATACTCTTGGGCACCGGGGAGACCGATGTCAAAAACCAAACCATTTTAG